A window of Pantoea agglomerans contains these coding sequences:
- a CDS encoding PLP-dependent aminotransferase family protein, producing MAKYQQLTDEIQQQIEAGIWPPGTKLPSLRQQVAQHGLSLMTVMHAYEVLESQGWIVSRPQSGYYVAPRALQTAPAQVALSEQVDINNFVFDVLQAIRDPAIVPFGSAFPDPELFPQRQLMRSLTNVSHQLTPLDALNNLPPGNAALRQMLAQRYARQGITLSPDEIVITNGALEALNLSLQALTEPGDYVVVEQPTFYGALQAIERLKLKALAVPSDAQQGIDMQQLEETLQRWPVKACWLMTTLQNPLGVTLSPTRKAQLVALLARYQVPLIEDDVYAELWAGADAPHPAKYWDRGGDVLHCGSFSKCLVAGFRVGWVAAGQHAQRIQRLQLMSTLSTSAPMQLALADFLATRRYDTHLKKLRQTLARRKEWVRQALCRALPEGASVSDSPGGFFLWVTLPRGYDTTQLYQQALQQGISIAPGRLFSAGEEFTHCFRINAAWPWDTRAEAAIETLGRLIADQQRD from the coding sequence GTGGCGAAATACCAGCAACTGACGGATGAGATTCAGCAGCAGATCGAGGCGGGCATCTGGCCGCCGGGCACGAAGCTGCCGTCGCTGCGTCAGCAGGTGGCGCAGCACGGGCTGAGCCTGATGACGGTGATGCACGCCTACGAGGTGCTGGAGAGCCAGGGCTGGATCGTCTCGCGGCCGCAGTCCGGCTACTACGTCGCGCCGCGCGCGCTGCAAACCGCGCCGGCGCAGGTGGCGCTCAGCGAGCAGGTCGATATCAACAACTTCGTCTTCGACGTGCTGCAGGCGATCCGCGATCCGGCGATTGTCCCGTTTGGCTCCGCCTTTCCCGATCCCGAACTCTTCCCGCAGCGTCAGCTGATGCGCTCGCTGACCAACGTCTCCCATCAGCTGACGCCGCTCGACGCGCTCAATAACCTGCCGCCCGGCAATGCGGCGCTGCGACAGATGCTGGCGCAGCGCTACGCGCGGCAGGGCATCACGCTGTCGCCGGATGAAATCGTCATTACCAACGGCGCGCTGGAAGCGCTTAATCTCAGCCTGCAGGCGCTGACCGAGCCCGGCGACTACGTGGTTGTCGAGCAGCCGACCTTCTATGGCGCGCTGCAGGCGATCGAGCGGTTAAAGCTTAAAGCGCTCGCGGTGCCGAGCGACGCGCAGCAGGGCATCGATATGCAGCAGTTGGAGGAGACGCTGCAGCGCTGGCCGGTAAAGGCGTGCTGGCTGATGACCACGCTGCAAAATCCGCTCGGCGTGACGCTTTCGCCCACGCGCAAGGCGCAGCTGGTAGCGCTGCTGGCGCGCTATCAGGTGCCGCTGATTGAAGATGATGTCTACGCCGAACTCTGGGCGGGCGCTGACGCGCCGCATCCGGCGAAATACTGGGATCGCGGCGGGGACGTGCTGCACTGCGGCTCTTTTTCCAAATGCCTGGTGGCGGGGTTTCGCGTCGGCTGGGTCGCGGCGGGACAGCACGCCCAGCGCATCCAGCGTCTGCAGCTGATGAGCACGCTTTCTACCAGCGCGCCGATGCAGCTGGCGCTGGCGGACTTTCTCGCTACGCGCCGCTACGATACCCATCTGAAAAAGCTGCGGCAGACGCTGGCGCGGCGCAAAGAGTGGGTGCGTCAGGCGCTCTGCCGTGCGCTGCCGGAGGGTGCCAGCGTGAGCGATTCGCCGGGAGGCTTCTTTTTGTGGGTGACGCTGCCGCGCGGCTATGACACCACGCAGCTCTATCAACAGGCGTTGCAGCAGGGGATCAGCATTGCGCCGGGGCGGCTGTTTTCAGCGGGCGAAGAGTTTACCCACTGTTTTCGCATCAACGCCGCCTGGCCGTGGGATACGCGCGCCGAAGCGGCGATCGAAACGCTGGGTCGGCTGATTGCCGACCAGCAGAGAGATTAA
- a CDS encoding DedA family protein, which yields MDILHALLQALWQQDYETLSDPTLVWAIYGVLFLILFLENGLLPAAFLPGDSLLILVGVLIAKGTMSFPLTVLVLTTGASLGCWVSYIQGRWLGNTPTVQKWLSHLPAQYHARAHSLFHRHGLSALLIGRFIAFVRTLLPTIAGLSGLDNARFQFFNWVSALLWVLILTVFGFALGKTPIFRRYEDELMFCLMLLPLVLLVVGLVGSLVVLWRKRQANQNGKGES from the coding sequence ATGGATATTTTGCATGCGTTGCTGCAGGCGTTGTGGCAACAGGATTATGAAACCCTTTCCGATCCAACGCTGGTATGGGCCATTTACGGCGTGCTCTTCTTGATCCTGTTTCTCGAGAATGGCCTGCTGCCCGCCGCCTTTCTGCCGGGCGACAGCCTGCTGATTCTGGTGGGGGTGCTGATCGCCAAAGGCACCATGAGCTTTCCGCTTACCGTGCTGGTGCTGACCACCGGCGCCAGCCTCGGCTGCTGGGTCAGCTATATTCAGGGCCGCTGGCTTGGCAACACGCCAACGGTGCAGAAATGGCTCTCCCATCTTCCCGCGCAGTATCACGCCCGCGCGCACAGCCTGTTTCATCGCCACGGGCTCTCTGCCTTGCTGATTGGCCGCTTTATCGCTTTTGTGCGCACCCTGCTGCCGACCATTGCCGGGCTTTCCGGGCTGGATAACGCGCGCTTCCAGTTTTTTAACTGGGTCAGCGCCCTGCTCTGGGTGCTGATTCTCACCGTATTCGGCTTTGCGCTGGGCAAAACGCCCATTTTCCGCCGCTATGAAGATGAGCTGATGTTCTGCCTGATGCTGCTGCCGCTGGTGCTGCTGGTGGTTGGCCTGGTGGGATCGCTGGTGGTGCTGTGGCGCAAGCGCCAGGCGAATCAGAACGGCAAGGGCGAGTCATGA
- a CDS encoding DoxX family protein → MKKFEDTGLLLARILMPILFITAGWGKITGYAGTQQYMEAMGVPGFMLPLVILLEFGGGLAILFGFLTRFTALFTAGFTILTAFLFHSNFAEGVNQLMFMKNLSIAGGFLVLGLVGPGAYSIDRLLRKKAAPAAALR, encoded by the coding sequence ATGAAAAAATTCGAAGATACTGGTCTGCTGCTGGCGCGCATCTTAATGCCAATCCTGTTTATCACGGCCGGCTGGGGCAAAATTACCGGCTATGCTGGCACGCAGCAGTATATGGAAGCGATGGGCGTGCCGGGCTTTATGCTGCCGCTGGTGATCCTGCTCGAATTTGGCGGCGGCCTGGCGATCCTGTTTGGTTTTCTGACCCGTTTTACCGCGCTGTTTACCGCCGGTTTCACTATCCTGACGGCGTTCCTGTTTCACAGCAACTTCGCGGAAGGCGTGAACCAGCTGATGTTTATGAAAAACCTCTCTATCGCAGGTGGTTTCCTGGTACTGGGCCTGGTGGGTCCGGGCGCCTACAGCATCGACCGTCTGCTGCGTAAGAAAGCTGCGCCGGCTGCGGCGCTGCGTTAA
- a CDS encoding YqjK-like family protein, translating into MSRSKLEREARIHELLGEVQQQRLDLSASRRDFLLSTAQYDRGWLTFLSMRRYLAIGSSALAIWSVRSPNKFMRLIKRGFGVWSTWRMLKAALPQR; encoded by the coding sequence ATGAGCCGCAGCAAACTGGAACGTGAAGCGCGCATTCATGAGTTACTCGGCGAAGTTCAGCAGCAGCGGCTCGACCTGAGCGCGAGCCGCCGCGACTTCCTGCTCAGCACGGCGCAGTACGATCGCGGCTGGCTGACGTTCCTCAGCATGCGGCGCTATCTGGCAATCGGCAGCAGCGCATTAGCTATCTGGTCGGTGCGCAGCCCGAACAAATTTATGCGTCTGATTAAGCGCGGGTTCGGCGTCTGGAGCACCTGGCGCATGCTGAAAGCAGCACTGCCGCAGCGCTGA
- the mzrA gene encoding EnvZ/OmpR regulon moderator MzrA, whose translation MKIYGLFRRRMIPWLALGTLLLLAICLTPTLLQHESVVQIRVSHAGGPLPDGFYLYQQLTAQGIRIKSITPSGDALIIHFENEEQSLAAQKVLRRLLPDGFVVARHPDSASAASTTLNIS comes from the coding sequence ATGAAGATTTATGGCCTCTTTCGCCGCCGCATGATCCCCTGGCTGGCCCTCGGCACGCTGCTGCTGCTGGCGATCTGCCTGACGCCGACGCTGCTGCAGCACGAAAGCGTGGTGCAGATCCGCGTATCCCACGCCGGCGGCCCGCTGCCGGACGGCTTCTACCTCTATCAGCAGCTGACGGCTCAGGGCATTCGTATCAAAAGCATTACCCCTTCGGGCGATGCGCTGATTATTCATTTCGAAAACGAAGAGCAAAGCCTCGCCGCGCAAAAAGTGCTGCGCCGACTGCTGCCGGACGGCTTTGTCGTGGCCAGGCATCCCGACTCCGCTTCCGCCGCCTCGACAACGCTGAATATCTCCTGA
- a CDS encoding phage holin family protein: protein MADSQQSHGPGKGVINIGQRIVTTLVSMVETRVRLAVVELEAEKANLIQLLLMVGLTMLFTAFGLMSLMVLIIWAVDAQYRLMAIGITTGVLFLLAIIFGLWSLRKSRQSTLLHHTRKELETDRKLLEDDHV from the coding sequence ATGGCGGATTCTCAGCAGAGCCACGGCCCCGGCAAAGGGGTCATCAACATTGGTCAGCGCATTGTTACTACGCTGGTCAGCATGGTCGAGACCCGCGTACGGCTGGCGGTGGTCGAGCTGGAAGCGGAAAAGGCCAACCTGATTCAGCTGCTGCTGATGGTTGGCCTGACCATGCTGTTTACCGCATTCGGGCTGATGAGCCTGATGGTGTTGATTATCTGGGCCGTTGACGCACAGTATCGCCTGATGGCGATCGGCATCACCACCGGCGTTCTCTTTCTTCTGGCGATTATCTTCGGCCTGTGGAGCCTGCGTAAATCGCGCCAGTCCACGCTGCTGCACCATACGCGCAAAGAGCTGGAGACCGATCGCAAGCTGCTGGAGGATGACCACGTATGA
- a CDS encoding YqjD family protein: MSKDTSSEHLRAELKNLADTLEEVLSSTTDKSKGELDKLRQKARVALDSSREKLGDSGEYLAQTTREAAQKADGYVRENPWHGVGIGAAIGVAIGILISRR; the protein is encoded by the coding sequence ATGTCAAAAGACACTTCATCAGAACATTTGCGTGCTGAGTTAAAAAATCTGGCGGACACTCTGGAAGAGGTGCTGAGCAGCACAACGGATAAGTCCAAAGGCGAACTGGATAAGCTGCGTCAGAAAGCGCGCGTCGCCCTCGACAGCTCGCGCGAGAAGCTGGGCGACTCCGGCGAATATCTGGCGCAGACCACGCGTGAAGCCGCGCAGAAAGCAGACGGCTACGTGCGTGAAAATCCCTGGCATGGCGTTGGCATCGGTGCGGCCATTGGCGTAGCGATCGGCATCCTGATTTCACGGCGTTAA
- a CDS encoding DUF1090 domain-containing protein has product MKHQLLLGLALFSLSGSLMAAESLCQQKEQDIQHEIAMAKQHNNQRRVNGLERALTEVRANCSDNKLKASHQARIKAQQEKVAERERELKEERQDGDDRDKIAKCERKLEEARQELKKLQAEPY; this is encoded by the coding sequence ATGAAACATCAATTACTTCTTGGCCTCGCGCTGTTTTCTCTCTCAGGTTCGCTGATGGCGGCAGAATCGCTCTGTCAGCAGAAAGAGCAGGATATTCAGCATGAAATTGCGATGGCAAAACAGCATAACAATCAGCGTCGCGTTAATGGACTGGAGCGCGCCCTGACCGAAGTGCGCGCGAACTGTAGCGACAACAAACTGAAAGCCTCTCACCAGGCGCGCATCAAGGCGCAGCAAGAGAAAGTTGCTGAGCGCGAGCGCGAACTGAAAGAGGAGCGTCAGGATGGCGACGACAGGGACAAAATCGCCAAATGCGAACGTAAACTGGAAGAAGCACGCCAGGAGCTGAAAAAGTTACAGGCGGAGCCTTATTAA
- the rsmI gene encoding 16S rRNA (cytidine(1402)-2'-O)-methyltransferase, translating into MKQLDRAEISASTLYIVPTPIGNLGDITQRALTVLSGVDLVAAEDTRHTGLLLQHFAIAARLFALHDHNEQQKAELLLAKLQQGQSIALVSDAGTPLINDPGYHLVRRCREAGIRVVPLPGACAAVTALSAAGLPSDRFCYEGFLPAKTKARCDALRALAQEPRTLIFYESTHRLLDSLQDMANELGADRYVVLARELSKTWESIHGAPVGELLAWIKEDENRRKGEMVLIVEGHKADEEALPADALRTLALLQKELPLKKAAALTAEIHGVKKNALYRFALDQQEA; encoded by the coding sequence ATGAAACAACTCGATCGGGCAGAGATTTCTGCCAGCACGCTCTACATCGTTCCAACCCCGATTGGTAATTTGGGTGATATCACCCAGCGGGCGCTGACGGTGCTTTCGGGCGTCGATCTGGTCGCAGCGGAAGATACACGTCATACCGGACTGTTGCTACAACATTTCGCCATCGCTGCGCGGCTCTTCGCACTTCACGACCACAATGAACAGCAGAAGGCCGAACTGCTGCTGGCGAAGCTACAGCAAGGGCAGAGCATTGCGCTGGTTTCCGACGCCGGTACCCCGCTAATCAACGATCCGGGCTACCATCTGGTGCGCCGCTGCCGCGAGGCGGGCATTCGCGTCGTGCCGCTGCCCGGTGCCTGCGCCGCCGTCACAGCATTAAGCGCCGCCGGATTACCGTCCGATCGTTTCTGTTACGAAGGGTTTCTGCCCGCCAAAACCAAGGCGCGCTGCGACGCGCTGCGCGCGCTGGCACAGGAGCCGCGCACCCTGATTTTCTACGAGTCCACCCACCGTCTGCTCGACAGCCTGCAGGATATGGCGAACGAGCTGGGCGCCGATCGTTACGTGGTGCTGGCGCGCGAGCTGAGCAAAACCTGGGAGTCGATTCACGGCGCGCCGGTGGGCGAGCTGCTCGCCTGGATCAAAGAGGATGAGAATCGCCGCAAAGGTGAAATGGTGCTGATCGTCGAAGGGCATAAGGCGGATGAAGAGGCGCTGCCCGCCGATGCGCTGCGCACCCTGGCGCTGCTGCAGAAAGAGCTGCCGCTGAAAAAGGCCGCGGCGCTGACGGCGGAAATCCACGGCGTGAAGAAAAATGCGCTCTATCGCTTTGCCCTCGATCAGCAAGAGGCGTGA
- a CDS encoding glutathione S-transferase family protein, which yields MGQLIEGVWHDTWYDTKSTGGRFKRTEAVWRNWVTADGSAGPTGKAGFKAERDRYHLYVSLACPWAHRTLLMRQLKGLESMIDVSVVHPLMLENGWTFDDDFPDATGDKLYQNEFLYQLYLHADPHYSGRVTVPVLWDKQQGTIVSNESADIIRMFNSAFDAVGARAGDYYPPALREKIDELNGWIYDTVNNGVYKSGFATSQAAYDESVTALFHSLSRLEQILGQHRYLTGDRLTEADLRLWTTLVRFDPVYVTHFKCDRHRIGDYLNLSGFLRDIYQMPGIAETVNLPHIRHHYYVSHKTINPNGVISLGPAFDWDEPHGRG from the coding sequence ATGGGCCAACTGATTGAGGGTGTCTGGCACGACACCTGGTACGACACCAAATCAACCGGCGGACGCTTCAAGCGCACTGAAGCGGTCTGGCGCAACTGGGTGACAGCGGACGGCAGCGCCGGCCCGACGGGCAAGGCGGGCTTTAAAGCCGAGCGCGATCGCTATCATTTGTACGTTTCTCTCGCCTGCCCCTGGGCGCACCGCACGCTGCTGATGCGTCAGCTCAAAGGGCTGGAGTCGATGATTGACGTCTCCGTGGTGCATCCGTTGATGCTGGAGAACGGCTGGACCTTCGACGACGATTTTCCCGACGCCACCGGCGACAAGCTCTATCAGAACGAATTTCTCTATCAGCTCTACCTGCATGCCGATCCGCACTACAGCGGACGCGTGACGGTGCCTGTGCTGTGGGATAAGCAGCAGGGCACCATCGTCAGCAACGAATCGGCGGATATTATTCGCATGTTCAACAGCGCCTTTGACGCCGTCGGCGCGCGCGCCGGGGATTACTACCCGCCTGCCCTGCGCGAGAAGATCGACGAGCTGAACGGCTGGATTTACGACACGGTTAACAACGGCGTCTACAAATCGGGCTTCGCGACCTCGCAGGCGGCCTATGATGAGTCGGTGACCGCGCTATTCCATTCGCTGTCGCGTCTGGAGCAGATTCTGGGGCAGCATCGCTATCTGACCGGCGATCGGCTGACCGAAGCGGATCTGCGCCTCTGGACCACGCTGGTGCGTTTCGATCCGGTCTACGTCACCCATTTTAAGTGCGATCGCCACCGCATCGGCGACTATCTCAATCTGAGCGGCTTTCTGCGTGATATCTACCAGATGCCGGGCATCGCCGAGACGGTGAACCTGCCTCATATCCGCCATCACTATTACGTGAGCCATAAAACCATCAACCCGAACGGCGTGATTTCGCTGGGCCCGGCGTTTGACTGGGATGAGCCGCACGGGCGCGGCTAA
- the exuR gene encoding transcriptional regulator ExuR produces MELTEPRRLYQQLASDLKSRIETGVYPVGDKLPAERLIAEEMNVSRTVVREAIIMLEVEGYVEVRKGSGIHVIASQQQNRVMTSSQLEFASFGPFELLQARQLIESNVAEFAATQVTRQDIIELMAIQEKARQEDHFRDSQWDMQFHVRIAQSTQNSALAAIVEKMWLHRLHNPYWLKLHEHIDQRSILSWCDDHDQILKALMRKDPAACKLAMWQHLENTKQMLFNATADDFEFNVDRYMFAENPVILPDGSSNSH; encoded by the coding sequence ATGGAACTGACCGAACCTCGTCGACTTTATCAACAGCTCGCCAGCGATCTGAAAAGCCGTATTGAAACAGGCGTTTATCCTGTGGGCGACAAACTGCCCGCCGAACGCCTGATCGCGGAAGAGATGAACGTCAGCCGCACCGTAGTGCGCGAAGCGATCATCATGCTGGAGGTGGAAGGCTACGTCGAGGTGCGCAAAGGCTCCGGCATTCACGTTATCGCCAGCCAGCAGCAAAACCGGGTGATGACCTCCAGCCAGCTCGAGTTCGCCAGTTTTGGCCCGTTCGAACTGCTGCAGGCGCGCCAGCTGATTGAGAGCAACGTCGCTGAGTTCGCCGCGACCCAGGTGACGCGCCAGGACATTATCGAGCTGATGGCGATTCAGGAAAAAGCGCGTCAGGAAGATCATTTTCGCGATTCGCAGTGGGACATGCAGTTTCACGTGCGCATTGCGCAATCCACCCAAAACAGTGCGCTGGCGGCCATTGTCGAAAAAATGTGGCTGCATCGCCTGCATAACCCCTACTGGCTCAAACTCCATGAGCATATCGACCAGCGCAGTATCCTCAGCTGGTGCGACGACCACGATCAAATCCTCAAGGCGCTTATGCGCAAAGATCCCGCCGCCTGCAAACTGGCGATGTGGCAACATCTGGAAAATACTAAGCAGATGCTGTTTAACGCGACCGCCGATGACTTTGAATTTAATGTGGATCGTTATATGTTTGCCGAAAATCCCGTCATCCTGCCGGACGGCTCGAGCAATTCACATTGA
- a CDS encoding YlaC family protein has protein sequence MDAIKQILIDEIATLNREERRDNRPRFSFSFLKTHPGLWALMYLCYALCVALIFSTEMLGWPAFWFATLFVLVMSFLMLLDINPKYRFEDIDALDLRVCYNGEWYYVQPVSEGSVKKILNLPDAPEEVKSGIHRLLQQKGEVDFYDVYYLTWGHRQAAQV, from the coding sequence ATGGACGCCATTAAACAAATCTTAATCGACGAAATCGCGACGCTTAATCGTGAAGAGCGCCGTGACAACCGGCCGCGGTTTAGCTTCTCTTTTCTGAAAACTCATCCCGGCCTCTGGGCGCTGATGTATCTCTGCTACGCTCTCTGCGTGGCGCTGATCTTCTCTACCGAGATGCTGGGCTGGCCCGCCTTCTGGTTCGCCACCCTGTTCGTGCTGGTGATGAGCTTTCTGATGCTGCTGGATATCAACCCGAAATATCGCTTCGAGGATATCGACGCGCTGGATCTGCGCGTCTGCTATAACGGCGAGTGGTACTACGTGCAGCCGGTCTCTGAAGGCAGCGTGAAAAAGATCCTGAATCTGCCGGACGCGCCGGAAGAGGTGAAGAGCGGCATTCATCGCCTGCTGCAGCAGAAAGGCGAAGTGGATTTCTATGACGTCTACTATCTGACCTGGGGCCACCGGCAGGCGGCGCAGGTTTAA